The Candidatus Kaelpia aquatica genome window below encodes:
- a CDS encoding ABC transporter permease, whose product MRFEFWLASKYLLRRETKFLKLVSVITVLGVAIGVMALLVVIAVMNGFDQELEDKILGTNSDILIKSQSFISKPDEIIAKIQGLENVVSSSSIIVGNGSLINEGYLENIYIKGIDLESEKKTTRIDNYLLNRLESISEDGIILGKIIAQKMGLGIGSSIKVLLPFNLDSFDFKVVGVFESGMYEYDSSMAYINIQKAESIFNLLGATAIEVKIEDSYKADKVKATIKSCLGSDFDVLSWMDMNRNLFSALKLEKTAMFIILCLIILVASFNIASILIMSVLEKVKDIGIMKAIGMKNATIRGVFMMQGMLIGLSGIILGSALGGGIIYLLDNYPIIKLPSDIYYIDRLPVSTSLLDFAIIIIAALAITFVATLYPAIKASKFDPVVALRYE is encoded by the coding sequence ATGAGGTTTGAATTCTGGCTGGCCAGTAAATATCTTCTGCGAAGAGAGACTAAATTCCTAAAGCTTGTCTCTGTTATAACAGTCCTAGGCGTTGCTATTGGAGTAATGGCGCTGCTGGTTGTTATAGCGGTTATGAATGGTTTTGATCAAGAATTAGAAGATAAAATCTTAGGAACAAACTCTGACATCCTAATAAAGTCTCAGAGCTTTATTTCTAAGCCAGATGAGATTATAGCCAAAATCCAGGGGTTGGAGAATGTAGTAAGTAGTTCTTCTATTATAGTAGGAAACGGAAGCCTTATTAATGAGGGTTATTTGGAAAATATATATATCAAAGGTATAGACTTAGAGAGTGAAAAGAAGACTACCAGAATAGATAACTATCTTTTAAATAGGTTAGAGAGCATATCAGAAGACGGTATTATTTTAGGTAAAATTATTGCTCAAAAGATGGGCTTGGGAATCGGCTCATCCATTAAAGTTCTTCTGCCTTTTAATCTTGATAGCTTTGATTTTAAGGTTGTTGGGGTATTTGAATCAGGGATGTATGAGTATGATTCTTCCATGGCCTATATAAATATTCAGAAAGCAGAGAGCATCTTCAATCTTTTAGGTGCAACTGCTATTGAGGTTAAGATAGAAGATTCTTATAAGGCTGATAAAGTTAAAGCTACTATTAAATCTTGTTTAGGGTCTGATTTTGATGTCTTAAGCTGGATGGATATGAATAGGAATCTCTTTAGCGCACTAAAGCTAGAGAAGACGGCAATGTTTATAATACTTTGCCTGATAATACTCGTAGCCTCTTTTAATATTGCCAGCATTCTTATTATGTCTGTATTAGAGAAAGTGAAAGATATCGGCATTATGAAGGCGATAGGGATGAAGAATGCAACCATAAGAGGGGTCTTTATGATGCAAGGTATGCTAATAGGTCTCTCAGGTATAATTTTGGGTTCTGCCTTAGGGGGCGGAATAATATATCTCCTAGATAATTATCCTATTATAAAGTTGCCTTCAGACATTTATTACATTGACCGCTTGCCGGTCTCTACGTCTCTATTAGATTTTGCAATTATTATAATTGCTGCTCTTGCTATAACATTTGTGGCTACGTTATACCCTGCAATAAAGGCATCTAAGTTTGATCCTGTTGTGGCCTTGAGGTATGAATAA
- a CDS encoding ABC transporter ATP-binding protein → MITLKNVNKSFKVGNKTIDVLKDLSFEVAEGEILAIRGPSGAGKSTLLHTIGVLERPDKGEVYLEGDDIYSFDENRKAIFRNNNIGFVFQFYYLIPELSILENVALPLLIKNIKRPEALSKVREILKFLQIDNRADHYPNQVSGGEQQRTAIARALIVEPKILLCDEPTGNLDSQMGEEVLKLLELVNRNRNTTIIIVTHDRDVASWTKRELYIKDGFIEKDNQIK, encoded by the coding sequence ATGATAACACTTAAAAATGTAAACAAATCTTTTAAGGTTGGGAATAAGACAATAGATGTTCTAAAGGATCTCTCTTTTGAAGTGGCGGAGGGTGAAATTTTAGCTATACGAGGCCCCTCTGGTGCTGGTAAATCAACGCTCCTTCATACTATAGGAGTCTTGGAGAGACCGGATAAAGGAGAAGTCTATTTAGAGGGAGATGATATTTATAGTTTTGATGAAAATAGAAAGGCTATATTCAGAAATAACAATATCGGCTTTGTGTTTCAGTTCTATTATTTAATTCCAGAATTAAGTATTCTTGAGAATGTTGCACTGCCTCTACTTATAAAAAACATTAAGAGACCTGAAGCATTAAGTAAGGTTCGGGAGATTTTAAAATTTTTGCAGATTGATAATAGAGCAGATCACTATCCCAATCAAGTTTCAGGGGGAGAACAGCAGCGCACTGCTATTGCTCGGGCTCTTATAGTAGAGCCTAAGATTCTTCTCTGCGATGAGCCTACTGGAAATTTGGATTCTCAAATGGGCGAAGAAGTGCTAAAATTACTTGAATTAGTAAACAGAAATAGAAATACTACTATTATAATTGTAACTCATGATCGCGATGTAGCTTCATGGACCAAGAGAGAGCTTTATATAAAAGACGGTTTTATAGAAAAAGATAATCAGATTAAGTAG